AAAACCTTCCGGAACTTACCGGTCACGCCGGTCACCGTGATTTCAATGGACTCAATCTCCTGGGTCAGGATTTCGTTCAACCGGCCCGTGTTGACGAGACGACCGGCAATGATGATACCTACCCGGTCGCAGATCATCTCCACGTCTGGTAGAATGTGAGTCGAGAAAAAAACTGTCTTGCCCCGTTCGCGTAGCTCCACGATGATGTCGCGGAACTCCTTGCGTCCGATCGGGTCGAGCCCACCCATCGGCTCATCGAGAATCACAAGCTCTGGGTCGCTAACTAGAGCCTGGGCAATGCCCATACGCTGCAGCATGCCGCGGGAGTACCCACGCATCTGTACATCCGCCGCGTGTTCCATCCGCACAAGCTTGAGCAGACTCTTAACCCGCTGTTCAACCTCCCGGCTGTTAAGACCGGCAAGTTGGGCTGCTAGCACTAAGAACTCCCTTGCGGTTAGGTATTCGTAGAAGTAGGGCGATTCCGGCAGGAAACCAACCCGTGACTTTACTCCAGCGTCCCGTGTCGGTTTGCCAAGGACCATTGCGGAACCTGATGTCGGTGCCGCGAGGCCCATAAGTATCTTGAGCAGCGTCGTTTTCCCCGCACCATTCGGACCGAGGAACCCGAACGTCTCTCCTCTGCCGACTTCGAGGTCCAAATCAACAAGCGCGTGGACCTTCTTCATCCGGAATCCTGACCGATACACCTTGTTCAGCTTGACGGTGCGGATAACCGGCTCGGCGATGACCGCCATAGGAGTCCCAGTATAGAATGCCCCGTGCTACTGTCAAGCAGCACTGGCAAGAGTTGCAAAACAGCAAGGATGGTGCCATCGGGAAAGTAACAGAGCATGGAAATGTCAGTCTTGACGGACGCTCGACAATTGCAACACGACCAGGTTATGCCTCTACCCATGGATAAAGTACATTTCGTCAATCTGCTCAAGGAGTGCGAGTTAGTTAGACGGCGCATAATCGAAAGAGCCCTATTCGGGTCTTTCGGCTAGTGCCGCTGCCAAGGGAAGTATCCACGGTAACCTCGGCCGTCACTGGCAACGTCGCGCCCGCTTTGGCGAATTGGTGGTCTTCCTCGGCA
This window of the candidate division WOR-3 bacterium genome carries:
- a CDS encoding ABC transporter ATP-binding protein produces the protein MAVIAEPVIRTVKLNKVYRSGFRMKKVHALVDLDLEVGRGETFGFLGPNGAGKTTLLKILMGLAAPTSGSAMVLGKPTRDAGVKSRVGFLPESPYFYEYLTAREFLVLAAQLAGLNSREVEQRVKSLLKLVRMEHAADVQMRGYSRGMLQRMGIAQALVSDPELVILDEPMGGLDPIGRKEFRDIIVELRERGKTVFFSTHILPDVEMICDRVGIIIAGRLVNTGRLNEILTQEIESIEITVTGVTGKFRKVFERVARQTIRSEDTLLLTVKNEEEADRVMAVVREAGARVQALIPRRKTLEDYFMAHVEGAGSREQGDETSSGVAVKGQ